Genomic segment of Populus nigra chromosome 14, ddPopNigr1.1, whole genome shotgun sequence:
CCACAAACTGAATGCACAAAAACAATATGCAATTAGAGCTCctttattgttttattcttaacaaaaaaaagaaaaaagaaaaatccaagagCAACTAAGagattttttaaacaaactACATTTGCAGTCTCCAACTATCATTAATATTACCATTCAGTCCTTCAACTACCAAAAGTTGTAATCGAGTTGATGTTTTGATGGTTGGATTTTAATCGGGTTAGGCTAGATCAATCAAGTTAATCTGAGTTTTTATTCGAGTccattaagttttttcttttaattttttttcaactcgaATCATCTAAATCCTAGTTTGACGAGGTCCTAAAATGAACCGTCAAGCTCCAAGTTGATTTCTCAAGCCATTccaagttttaaaatagtaCGTATGAGGagaaagttttaaaatagtgggagaaagatttaatattaatatagaaaaattgatcttaaaatatttttaattgtgaaaCCAAAAAgtgataatgaaaaaatatactattataatttcattaaaaaatagtaaaaatgatagattataagaaaaaattgtgAACCATCCAATTAGGCAATCAATAATATGATAGTTACGGGTAAGTTCCACCAATCTAATagcttaaaagtttttttttttaattctatttgtttttttcttatgaaaagtATTATTGAAAAACGATTATAGAAGGAATTCTACAGAAAAATAGTCTTCACTGAATGATAAAAAGGtacaatgaataaaataaaagaaattttaaatcttaGTAATGAtcaccaattaattaattcttgtaCAAATATGGGTTTTTTGTACATGGAAGTATCCTTTAAAACGTGGATGCCATGACAAGTTTCATGTACAAAAGAATATCGATCTTTCAAGGACTAACAAGATTAAGAAGGGACATTCTATTTTGAATTAAACATCTGAACATGCGATCTaattttgcatcaaaacaattgATGCAAGCATCAAGAGTCTCAAATCTCCTTTGCACTTCTTGCACATCAACCTTGGCATCATTTTTCCTAATTTGTCCTTGAATGGAACATAGAGCTATGTCAACATTCTCAACTTCATTGAAAATCTTCTGAGTACTTCTGTCAGAAGCTAGCAACCCTGAAAGCATCAGTTTCGATATAATCGACCATCCACCACTGTTCGTCTTCATTTCTGGCATAGATAGGAATAGAAGTAGAGATCGGGAGATCGAAATCGTGAGAGCCCTTGCTTCTCTTATGACTTCAATCACATATGATAGGTGATTATCTACATCCCTGCCGAGACGGTAGGATCCATTAACATTGATTTCCATTCTTTTCAATATTCTAATGGACTTGGCAATTTccttctttgtcttctttctgAAGCTAATGTAAGCGTGAACATTGCTTCCCATGCTTGAATCTCTAGCCCCACGCCTACGTATCACGGACTGCAGCTCCTGGACATGTTCTTTCATTGTCAAGAACAAGTCTCTTACCCTGCTAAGCACGTCTAACAGGGCAACCGAACCCTCAAGTGCCTCTTCCACTTGACTCAAATGCTGATGGTGAAAGGCTTGTTGGGTGAGTGGTGAGTGAATGAGTTCCTGAATGCAATTAAACAACTCTGCTAGC
This window contains:
- the LOC133673343 gene encoding uncharacterized protein LOC133673343; protein product: MASLSPIKSIPVRSISLPSRSHPNSLKIEAQLTKLRAWESSTNPLSADTIQMSLTKLAELFNCIQELIHSPLTQQAFHHQHLSQVEEALEGSVALLDVLSRVRDLFLTMKEHVQELQSVIRRRGARDSSMGSNVHAYISFRKKTKKEIAKSIRILKRMEINVNGSYRLGRDVDNHLSYVIEVIREARALTISISRSLLLFLSMPEMKTNSGGWSIISKLMLSGLLASDRSTQKIFNEVENVDIALCSIQGQIRKNDAKVDVQEVQRRFETLDACINCFDAKLDRMFRCLIQNRMSLLNLVSP